From Rutidosis leptorrhynchoides isolate AG116_Rl617_1_P2 chromosome 3, CSIRO_AGI_Rlap_v1, whole genome shotgun sequence, a single genomic window includes:
- the LOC139896733 gene encoding increased DNA methylation 2-like, whose amino-acid sequence MEGPLQVTEYLIDVESDTEARSSERTPTDDQFFLLYFIMGAYFGPDLKGETQKSVFQRRAEGLPPYTLENLSGSCIKTVEVEKVYYYVLRKADQSVILKLPYLQQFFHGNLSTSVKNSTSPFPQFDDLFPPHLHPHTIFKGQYEAVNNIIFISDPKTLYIGPEYLERFKRLSKLDDVCLDKDDARCHTTVDGKVLYNIDVQEVEYNNDVRPTSSNGLEQEMAANGGPYIHTPPIHGKKTPISGCVTNYGTPTLCGSGDCLSTGLKTRNLTELGSDMIFVPDPPSREDWVNILNATKNGCGLTGSATMGHVGPSIGNIDIGECEDAYLFRVALPGVKRDEREFSCEVEDDGKVSIRGVTVTGEKTVCRFDQVFEMQSQKLCPPGHFSVSFKLPGPVDPQEFSGNFGTDGILEGIVMKKARNNKVKRSL is encoded by the exons ATGGAGGGCCCACTTCAAGTTACAGAGTATCTTATCGATGTGGAATCAGATACCGAAGCCAGATCAAGTGAAAGAACGCCTACAGACGATCAATTTTTCCTGTTGTATTTCATCATGGGTGCCTATTTTGGACCAGATCTTAAAGGAGAAACACAAAAGTCGGTTTTCCAAAGACGTGCAGAGGGCCTTCCTCCTTATACATTAGAAAACCTATCCGGTTCTTGCATAAAAACAGTAGAAGTTGAAAAGGTTTACTACTACGTACTTCGAAAAGCCGATCAATCCGTTATATTAAAATTACCGTATCTACAACAATTTTTTCACGGTAATCTTTCGACATCGGTTAAAAACTCAACTTCACCTTTCCCACAATTTGACGATCTTTTTCCACCCCACTTGCATCCTCATACAATATTCAAAGGTCAATACGAAGCCGTTAACAACATTATATTTATCAGTGACCCAAAAACCCTGTATATCGGACCAGAGTATCTTGAAAGGTTTAAGAGGTTGAGTAAACTAGACGATGTCTGTTTGGATAAAGATGACGCCAGGTGTCATACAACTGTAGATGGAAAAGTTTTGTATAATATAGATGTGCAGGAGGTTGAATATAATAATGATGTTAGACCCACATCTTCTAATGGGCTCGAACAAGAAATGGCAGCCAATGGTGGACCTTATATTCATACCCCACCTATACATGGAAAAAAAACTCCAATATCTGGTTGTGTGACGAATTATGGTACACCGACTTTATGTGGTTCGGGCGATTGTTTGTCGACTGGATTGAAAACGCGTAACCTAACTGAACTTGGGTCAGATATGATATTTGTTCCTGATCCACCGAGTAGGGAAGATTGGGTTAATATCTTGAATGCTACTAAAAACGGGTGTGGATTGACAGGAAGTGCGACAATGGGTCACGTTGGTCCAAGTATTGGAAATATTGACATTGGAGAATGTGAAGACGCGTACCTATTTCGTGTCGCTCTTCCTGGAGTTAAAAGGGATGAAA GAGAATTCAGTTGTGAGGTCGAAGATGATGGTAAAGTATCTATAAGAGGAGTAACGGTGACTGGTGAGAAAACAGTTTGTCGATTCGATCAAGTATTTGAGATGCAGTCTCAGAAACTTTGTCCACCTGGCCACTTCTCCGTGTCATTTAAGCTACCGGGTCCGGTTGACCCGCAAGAATTTTCTGGGAATTTTGGGACTGATGGGATTCTGGAGGGAATAGTGATGAAGAAAGCGCGTAATAATAAGGTGAAAAGATCATTATGA